One genomic window of Ruminococcus gauvreauii includes the following:
- the nikC gene encoding nickel transporter permease has translation MKILKFLKSHKQFTMFSVLALIIVGVALLAPLISPHDPYDAVMSDSLKAPDGTYTCGTDKLGRDVLSRVIYGTRSSLTMTLILVAVILVVGTALGVIAGYFGGAVDAVIMRLADMMISFPGLVLAIAIAGLLGPNMVNAVIAIAAVSWTKYARLARSMVLKIKNNLYMEAAVVTGTSTKNIILKHVLPNMITTMVVTAATDIGTMMLELAALSFLGFGAQAPTPEWGLMLNEGRTYISKAPWLMIYPGIAIVIVVVVFNMLGDSIRDILDPKQE, from the coding sequence GTGAAGATACTGAAGTTTCTAAAGTCTCATAAACAGTTTACGATGTTTTCTGTCCTGGCATTGATCATTGTAGGTGTGGCGTTACTGGCACCGCTGATCTCTCCGCATGACCCGTATGATGCGGTGATGTCGGATTCTTTAAAGGCACCGGACGGCACGTATACGTGCGGGACAGATAAACTTGGCAGAGATGTACTATCCAGGGTGATCTATGGCACCAGGTCATCCCTGACGATGACGCTGATCCTGGTGGCGGTGATCCTGGTCGTCGGTACGGCTCTCGGTGTGATCGCCGGTTACTTTGGCGGTGCGGTCGATGCTGTCATCATGCGGCTGGCTGATATGATGATTTCTTTTCCGGGACTTGTACTGGCGATCGCGATAGCAGGTCTTCTGGGGCCCAATATGGTCAATGCCGTGATCGCGATAGCCGCTGTGAGCTGGACAAAGTATGCGAGACTGGCGAGGAGTATGGTTCTGAAGATTAAGAACAATCTGTATATGGAGGCGGCTGTCGTAACCGGAACCAGCACAAAAAACATAATTCTGAAACATGTGCTCCCCAATATGATCACGACGATGGTTGTGACTGCTGCAACAGATATCGGCACGATGATGCTGGAGCTGGCAGCGCTGTCTTTTCTGGGCTTTGGGGCCCAGGCTCCGACTCCGGAGTGGGGGCTGATGCTGAATGAGGGCAGAACTTACATAAGCAAAGCGCCATGGCTTATGATCTATCCCGGTATTGCAATTGTTATCGTGGTGGTCGTTTTTAATATGCTGGGTGACAGCATCCGGGATATCCTGGATCCGAAACAGGAATAG
- a CDS encoding ABC transporter substrate-binding protein yields MYKWMKKTMGLALASLIGISLLAGCQKSESAAKGSAASGQEASGQTASGGEVTIGVTSFADTLEPTEQYFSWVVTRYGVGETLAKFDENGEIVPCLAKEWSVSEDQLTWTFKIREGVKFSNGNDMTPEAVKASLERTFELSDRAATFFDPESIEVDGQNLLIRTKDPVAVVPGSLADPLFLIVDTTADTDSFAMSGPICTGPYAVESFNPTDSCIVVKNEYYWDGEVPLDKVTLKCIDDQTTRSMALQTGEIDIAYNLKTENIADFEGDESIEIQKLQSLRSTYAFMNQNGVLGDIRLRQAIIRGLDKETYCSTLLEGGATPGKAPVPPTLDFGFDELQDENAYDPEGAKALLAEAGYEDLDGDGFVETPEGEVLDLNFVIYTSREELNVYAQAAQASLKDIGIKVTLNTVSYETLLDMRDSGDFDMLIWNVLVANTGDPEKYLRENWHSTSASNQTGYLNPEVDSLLDQLAAEFDEDARKDLTIQIQQLIMDDASTVFFGYETTYLFSNSRVTGVTMYPMDYYWLTKDIALAE; encoded by the coding sequence ATGTATAAATGGATGAAAAAAACAATGGGTCTGGCACTTGCGTCGCTAATCGGCATATCACTGCTCGCAGGATGCCAGAAGTCAGAGAGTGCGGCAAAAGGTTCTGCGGCATCCGGGCAGGAGGCATCCGGGCAGACGGCTTCCGGCGGGGAGGTCACTATCGGTGTGACGAGTTTCGCTGATACACTGGAGCCCACGGAACAGTATTTCAGCTGGGTGGTGACGCGTTATGGTGTGGGAGAAACGCTTGCTAAATTTGATGAGAACGGCGAGATTGTACCGTGCCTGGCAAAAGAGTGGTCGGTGAGTGAGGACCAGCTCACCTGGACATTTAAGATCAGGGAAGGTGTAAAGTTCTCAAATGGCAATGACATGACACCTGAGGCTGTGAAGGCCTCACTGGAACGAACTTTTGAACTGAGTGACAGGGCAGCCACGTTCTTCGATCCGGAGTCTATTGAGGTTGACGGGCAAAATCTGCTGATCAGGACAAAAGACCCGGTGGCAGTCGTACCCGGCAGTCTTGCGGACCCGCTGTTCCTGATCGTGGATACAACCGCTGACACGGATTCCTTTGCAATGAGCGGACCGATCTGTACGGGACCGTATGCGGTGGAGAGCTTCAACCCGACGGATTCCTGTATCGTCGTTAAAAATGAATATTACTGGGACGGCGAAGTTCCGCTTGATAAAGTGACATTAAAGTGTATTGATGATCAGACGACACGTTCCATGGCTTTACAGACGGGTGAAATCGATATCGCTTACAATCTTAAGACTGAGAACATCGCCGACTTCGAAGGTGACGAGAGCATTGAAATTCAAAAGCTGCAGTCACTGCGGTCCACGTATGCGTTTATGAATCAGAACGGTGTGCTGGGAGACATCAGGCTCCGTCAGGCGATCATACGCGGCCTGGATAAAGAGACATACTGCAGCACGCTGCTCGAAGGCGGTGCAACTCCGGGAAAAGCTCCGGTCCCACCGACACTGGACTTTGGATTTGACGAACTGCAGGATGAGAATGCATATGATCCGGAAGGGGCGAAGGCGCTTCTCGCCGAGGCTGGTTATGAGGACCTGGATGGTGATGGCTTTGTGGAGACGCCGGAAGGCGAAGTACTGGATCTGAATTTTGTCATCTATACAAGCCGTGAAGAACTGAATGTATATGCACAGGCAGCACAGGCGAGTCTGAAAGATATAGGTATTAAGGTCACTCTGAATACTGTGAGTTACGAGACGCTGCTGGACATGAGAGATTCCGGGGATTTTGATATGCTGATCTGGAATGTGCTGGTGGCAAATACCGGTGATCCTGAAAAATATCTGCGTGAAAACTGGCACAGCACATCGGCATCCAATCAGACCGGGTATCTTAATCCGGAAGTAGACAGCCTGCTGGATCAGCTGGCAGCAGAATTTGATGAAGATGCAAGAAAGGACCTGACGATTCAGATTCAGCAGCTGATCATGGATGACGCATCGACCGTGTTCTTTGGATATGAGACGACGTATCTGTTTTCGAACAGCAGGGTTACAGGCGTTACCATGTATCCGATGGATTATTACTGGCTGACGAAGGATATCGCGCTGGCTGAATAA
- a CDS encoding ABC transporter ATP-binding protein produces the protein MLEIKDLTVQYGKQEPVMEHFGLSMKKGEIISVVGESGSGKTTVIRAVLGALPGAGRVTDGDILFQGESMLSKSKEEWQKIRGTKISMIFQDCGGTLNPIRKIGRQYVEYICTHSRMSKSEAWGKAIDMLNRMRLPDGENIMKSYPHQLSGGMRQRVGIAMAMTFEPQLLLADEPTSALDVTTQAQIVRQMMELRDTFGTGIIIVTHNLGVASYMADQLIVMQYGKVVDSGTRDEVMNHPSSEYTKDLLTAVPEMGGERFVS, from the coding sequence ATGCTGGAGATAAAAGATTTGACTGTACAGTATGGAAAACAGGAACCTGTCATGGAACACTTTGGCCTTTCGATGAAAAAAGGAGAGATCATCAGTGTTGTGGGAGAAAGCGGGAGCGGGAAGACGACAGTGATACGCGCTGTACTTGGGGCCCTGCCCGGCGCTGGCAGGGTTACCGATGGAGATATTCTTTTCCAGGGGGAATCCATGCTGTCAAAATCCAAAGAAGAATGGCAGAAGATCCGCGGCACTAAGATATCCATGATCTTTCAGGACTGCGGGGGGACTTTGAACCCGATTCGGAAGATCGGCAGGCAGTATGTGGAATACATATGTACTCACAGCAGGATGTCAAAGAGTGAGGCGTGGGGGAAGGCGATTGACATGCTGAACAGGATGCGGCTTCCGGACGGGGAGAATATTATGAAAAGTTATCCTCATCAATTAAGCGGAGGCATGCGGCAGAGAGTGGGGATTGCCATGGCGATGACGTTTGAGCCACAGCTTTTACTGGCTGATGAACCGACCAGTGCACTGGATGTGACAACTCAGGCGCAGATTGTGCGTCAGATGATGGAACTTCGGGATACATTTGGAACCGGTATCATCATTGTCACTCATAATCTGGGAGTGGCATCTTATATGGCGGATCAGCTGATCGTCATGCAGTATGGGAAGGTGGTTGACAGCGGTACGCGAGATGAGGTCATGAACCATCCTTCCAGTGAGTACACGAAGGATCTGCTGACAGCTGTTCCGGAGATGGGAGGTGAGCGTTTTGTTTCGTGA
- a CDS encoding ABC transporter ATP-binding protein, translating into MFRDADIVLQAKHITKVYPASGKRSLTACNDISLNVYKGKTLGIVGESGCGKSTFVRMLMQLENPTEGEILYHGKDLLSVSGREKRNNRRHMQMVYQDPLASFDPKMKIIDILTEPLLNFGMLKKPDKAKKAKELLKMVDLSEEFLYRYPHNMSGGQRQRVSIARALSLEPEILVCDEATSALDVSIQKNIIELLVRLQKEKHISIVFICHDIALVQSFAHQLAVMYLGNIVEVIPGDEVAKYACHPYTQALLDALFSIHMEPGKKIGSIEGEVPSPLDVPPGCPFQNRCNDSAEECKSRKPKLTMVSKGHLTACRKGRKKTFIHS; encoded by the coding sequence TTGTTTCGTGATGCCGATATTGTACTGCAGGCGAAACATATCACAAAGGTGTATCCGGCTTCCGGGAAACGCAGCCTGACGGCCTGCAATGATATCAGCCTGAATGTCTATAAAGGAAAGACGCTTGGTATCGTCGGAGAGAGTGGGTGCGGCAAATCTACCTTCGTGCGTATGTTGATGCAGCTGGAGAACCCGACAGAGGGAGAAATCCTTTATCATGGAAAAGATCTGCTCAGTGTCTCCGGACGGGAGAAAAGAAACAACAGGCGCCACATGCAGATGGTCTACCAGGATCCGCTTGCTTCTTTTGATCCGAAGATGAAAATCATAGATATTCTGACAGAACCTCTGCTGAACTTTGGAATGCTGAAGAAGCCTGACAAAGCGAAAAAGGCGAAAGAACTTTTGAAAATGGTAGATTTATCAGAAGAATTTCTGTACCGTTATCCGCATAATATGAGCGGAGGCCAGCGGCAGCGCGTCAGCATCGCACGCGCACTGTCACTGGAACCGGAGATTCTTGTATGTGATGAGGCGACTTCCGCACTCGATGTCTCAATCCAGAAGAACATCATAGAACTCCTGGTGCGTCTGCAGAAGGAAAAACATATCAGTATTGTTTTTATCTGTCATGATATTGCTTTGGTTCAGTCCTTTGCACATCAGCTGGCGGTAATGTACCTGGGGAATATCGTAGAAGTAATACCGGGGGACGAGGTGGCCAAATACGCCTGTCACCCGTATACACAGGCACTGCTGGACGCACTGTTTTCCATTCATATGGAACCCGGAAAGAAGATTGGGAGTATAGAGGGAGAGGTTCCAAGCCCACTGGATGTGCCGCCGGGATGTCCGTTTCAGAATCGATGCAATGATTCTGCCGAGGAGTGCAAAAGCCGTAAGCCAAAACTGACAATGGTTTCAAAAGGTCATCTGACAGCATGCCGTAAGGGCCGAAAGAAAACTTTCATCCATTCCTGA
- a CDS encoding MATE family efflux transporter: MKNDIRQMTEGNIAGSLVTFALPVMATNLFQQLYNTVDVAVVGRYAGTEALAAVGSAGQLTAFLIYFFIGLSIGAGIVISHSIGSRDWEKVNIQVHTALALAVTAGIALTVIGVWAAPLLLGLLNIPETVMTYAVPYIRIYFLGMLPMMLFNMGSSILRAAGDSRTGLYCLAAGGVVNVILDFLFVAGFSRGVRGAALATAAAQCVSAVLVLAKLTVSGAQYRLIPRRIHLNREECMKMIRVGVPAGLQSVLVSLSNVIVQSRVNLFGLETMAGFAAYLKLEGFLYMPIEAFGLAVSSFVGQNYGAGKRDRVEKGTRITLILSVTVTVVLGGVLLYFGREMIGIFDSSREVADHGMQIMQILIPFYSLYAVNQTLTGTLRGMGNSAAPMLISLFTMCGLRVVYVIVMLRTASDPRTIYVSYPLTWIVTTAALIICYRHTKKKKWSTFICS, from the coding sequence ATGAAAAATGATATCCGACAGATGACGGAAGGTAATATTGCGGGAAGCCTGGTAACGTTTGCACTCCCTGTCATGGCGACGAATCTGTTTCAGCAGCTCTATAACACAGTGGATGTTGCTGTGGTCGGCAGGTATGCGGGGACAGAGGCGCTGGCGGCAGTCGGGTCAGCAGGTCAGCTCACCGCGTTCCTGATCTATTTTTTTATCGGGCTGTCGATCGGGGCGGGCATTGTGATCTCTCACTCGATCGGAAGCAGGGACTGGGAAAAGGTAAATATACAGGTACACACGGCACTTGCACTGGCAGTGACAGCCGGAATTGCACTGACGGTCATCGGAGTCTGGGCGGCTCCGCTGCTGTTGGGGCTGCTCAATATACCGGAGACTGTCATGACGTACGCGGTGCCTTATATTCGCATATATTTCCTTGGTATGCTGCCGATGATGCTTTTTAATATGGGCAGCTCCATACTGCGCGCTGCAGGCGATTCGCGGACCGGACTGTACTGCCTGGCGGCTGGAGGGGTAGTCAATGTGATCCTGGATTTCTTATTTGTAGCCGGGTTTTCCCGGGGGGTACGAGGAGCGGCACTTGCCACGGCGGCAGCTCAGTGTGTCAGTGCGGTTCTCGTGCTGGCAAAGCTGACTGTCAGCGGGGCGCAATACCGGCTGATCCCGCGCAGGATACATCTGAACAGGGAGGAATGCATGAAGATGATCCGGGTCGGGGTACCGGCAGGTCTTCAGTCTGTACTGGTCAGCCTGTCTAATGTCATTGTGCAGAGCAGGGTGAATCTGTTTGGACTTGAAACGATGGCGGGGTTTGCCGCTTATCTGAAGCTGGAGGGTTTTTTGTATATGCCGATCGAGGCGTTTGGTCTCGCGGTGTCCAGTTTTGTGGGGCAGAACTACGGTGCCGGCAAGAGGGATCGGGTGGAAAAGGGAACAAGAATAACGCTGATTCTGAGTGTGACGGTGACAGTGGTACTCGGGGGTGTGCTTTTATATTTCGGCAGGGAGATGATCGGGATTTTTGATTCCAGCAGAGAGGTGGCTGACCATGGAATGCAGATCATGCAGATACTGATACCATTTTATTCGCTTTATGCCGTGAATCAGACACTGACAGGGACACTGAGGGGAATGGGAAACTCGGCTGCACCGATGCTGATTTCGCTCTTTACCATGTGTGGACTGCGGGTTGTGTACGTCATTGTGATGCTTCGGACTGCATCAGATCCGAGAACCATATATGTGAGCTATCCGCTCACATGGATCGTCACGACGGCAGCACTTATCATATGTTACAGACATACGAAAAAGAAGAAATGGAGTACATTCATATGCAGTTAA
- a CDS encoding LysR family transcriptional regulator — protein sequence MQLKQLQFFVVSVDMGSFKAAADVLYTSQPHISKTIKALEEELNMSLLNRQATGVVMTEEGRKVYEYANSILRNVEMIGNLQEETRMEKFSVSANPNYKLTKIYAGFYQEKETFPFRFRYLEGTVEEVMQDLHKHRSEIGFVFISERQYFAFQEVLGHRRLEFRLLKKTEPYLFVGPQHPLYRAQSVDEQQLKEMKLVQMREEFFSLTSHLGHLKNELGAYEKLPKAVVTDSDHVLMQFLMSSRLANIGSSLLQGKYEYNNIHGIPITSGIDSIYFGYIKRRRDELSPIAEEFVGYLKNIIH from the coding sequence ATGCAGTTAAAACAGCTACAGTTTTTTGTGGTCAGCGTAGATATGGGTAGTTTTAAGGCGGCGGCCGATGTTCTGTATACATCGCAGCCGCATATCAGCAAGACGATCAAGGCATTGGAAGAAGAGCTTAATATGTCTTTACTGAACCGCCAGGCTACGGGCGTGGTTATGACGGAGGAGGGGCGAAAGGTTTATGAGTACGCCAACAGCATCCTGCGCAATGTCGAGATGATCGGCAATCTGCAGGAAGAGACCCGGATGGAAAAATTTTCAGTATCCGCCAATCCCAATTATAAGCTGACAAAGATTTATGCCGGTTTTTACCAGGAAAAGGAGACATTTCCGTTCAGGTTCCGGTATCTGGAAGGGACTGTTGAGGAGGTTATGCAGGACCTCCATAAGCACAGGTCGGAGATTGGTTTTGTTTTTATATCAGAACGGCAGTATTTTGCTTTTCAGGAAGTGCTTGGGCACAGGCGGCTGGAATTCCGGCTGCTGAAAAAGACAGAACCATATCTGTTTGTGGGACCGCAGCATCCGCTTTACAGAGCCCAGAGCGTCGATGAACAGCAGCTCAAAGAAATGAAACTCGTGCAGATGCGGGAGGAATTTTTCTCACTCACCAGCCATCTCGGACACCTGAAGAATGAGCTGGGAGCTTATGAAAAGCTGCCAAAGGCCGTCGTTACAGACAGCGATCATGTGCTGATGCAGTTTTTGATGAGCTCCAGGCTTGCCAATATAGGAAGTTCCCTGCTTCAGGGAAAATATGAATACAACAATATTCACGGAATTCCGATCACATCCGGGATAGACAGCATTTATTTCGGTTATATCAAGCGCAGAAGGGATGAATTAAGCCCGATAGCGGAGGAGTTTGTTGGGTATTTAAAGAATATTATACACTGA
- a CDS encoding citrate/2-methylcitrate synthase produces the protein MAFKLKVTPEMEMLTDICVQNSKMDVSLYGKYDVKRGLRDINGKGVLAGLTQISNIVSSEEVDGKMQPCDGRLYYRGINIEDLTNGFLTEHRQGFEEVAYLLLFGVLPNEQQLADFNKILASQRSLPTNFVRDVVMKAPSKDMMNTLSRSVLTLYAYDNNADDITLPNVLRQCLTLISVFPMLSVYGYHAYNHYIKGKSLYIHHPSRNLSTAENILRMLRPDKQYTQLEATILDLALVLHMEHGGGNNSTFTTHVVSSSGTDTYSAIAAALGSLKGPKHGGANIKVVKMFDDMKKNIRDWDDEEAVEDYLVKLLRKEAFDQRGLIYGMGHAVYSISDPRATIFKKFVEQLAREKGRDKDFRLYSMVEELAPKIIARERHIYKGVSANVDFYSGFVYSMLDLPLELYTPMFAIARIAGWSAHRMEELINTDKIIRPAYKNVKADELYVPLHER, from the coding sequence ATGGCATTTAAATTAAAAGTAACACCTGAGATGGAAATGTTGACGGATATCTGTGTCCAGAACAGCAAAATGGATGTTTCACTGTACGGAAAGTATGATGTGAAGCGGGGGCTGAGGGATATTAACGGCAAAGGCGTATTGGCCGGCTTAACGCAGATTTCCAATATTGTTTCCTCGGAAGAAGTAGATGGAAAAATGCAGCCGTGCGACGGCAGACTGTATTACCGGGGGATTAATATTGAAGACCTGACCAATGGTTTCCTGACGGAACACCGTCAGGGTTTTGAGGAAGTTGCCTACCTTTTGCTGTTTGGCGTGTTGCCGAATGAACAGCAGCTGGCTGATTTTAATAAAATTCTCGCATCGCAGCGTTCGCTGCCGACGAACTTTGTAAGAGACGTCGTAATGAAAGCACCGAGTAAAGATATGATGAATACGCTGTCCCGCAGTGTATTGACATTGTATGCATATGACAACAACGCAGATGATATCACACTGCCGAACGTACTGCGCCAGTGTCTGACGTTGATCAGTGTATTCCCGATGCTTTCTGTCTATGGATATCATGCTTATAATCACTATATCAAAGGTAAGAGTCTGTATATTCATCATCCGTCAAGAAATCTTTCCACAGCGGAAAATATTCTGCGGATGCTGCGCCCGGATAAGCAGTATACACAGCTGGAGGCAACGATTCTGGACCTGGCACTTGTGCTCCATATGGAACACGGCGGAGGAAATAACTCAACATTTACAACGCACGTGGTCTCTTCTTCAGGAACAGATACGTATTCTGCGATTGCAGCAGCGCTCGGTTCCCTGAAAGGACCAAAACACGGCGGTGCAAATATTAAAGTCGTAAAAATGTTTGACGATATGAAGAAAAACATCAGGGACTGGGATGACGAAGAAGCCGTCGAAGATTACCTGGTGAAGCTTCTGAGAAAGGAAGCGTTTGATCAGCGCGGTCTGATCTACGGTATGGGGCATGCGGTATACTCCATTTCAGACCCGAGAGCGACGATATTTAAAAAGTTTGTGGAACAGCTGGCGAGAGAGAAGGGACGCGATAAAGATTTCCGCCTGTATTCTATGGTGGAGGAACTGGCGCCCAAGATCATCGCACGCGAGCGCCATATCTATAAAGGCGTCAGTGCAAATGTAGATTTTTACAGCGGTTTTGTATACAGCATGCTTGATCTTCCGCTGGAGCTTTATACTCCAATGTTTGCGATTGCCCGGATTGCCGGGTGGAGCGCACATCGGATGGAAGAACTGATCAACACAGACAAGATCATACGGCCGGCATATAAGAATGTGAAGGCGGATGAGCTGTACGTACCGCTGCACGAACGATAA
- a CDS encoding YqeG family HAD IIIA-type phosphatase, with product MFKQFYPDECVDSTYQIDFEKLYRDGYRGLIFDIDNTLVPHGAPADDRAVKLFSRLKELGFSSCLLSNNQRERVDSFNREIGAFYIEDAHKPSRKNYQKAMRMMGTDTSNTVFIGDQLFTDVYGAKRSGIRNILVKPIHPKEEIQIVFKRYLEKIVLFFYRRHGGRA from the coding sequence ATGTTTAAGCAGTTTTATCCCGATGAGTGTGTGGATTCCACTTATCAGATCGACTTTGAAAAGCTTTACCGGGACGGATACCGGGGACTGATCTTTGATATTGACAATACTCTGGTCCCGCACGGTGCACCGGCGGATGACCGTGCGGTTAAACTGTTTAGCCGTCTGAAAGAACTTGGATTTTCCAGCTGCCTGCTCTCGAATAACCAGCGGGAGCGTGTCGATTCTTTTAACAGAGAGATCGGGGCCTTTTATATTGAAGATGCACACAAGCCCTCCAGGAAGAATTATCAGAAGGCCATGCGCATGATGGGGACGGATACCAGTAATACCGTGTTTATAGGAGATCAGCTGTTTACGGATGTATATGGCGCAAAGAGGAGCGGTATACGCAATATTCTGGTAAAGCCAATACATCCCAAGGAAGAGATCCAGATTGTCTTTAAGCGGTATCTTGAAAAGATCGTCCTGTTTTTCTACAGACGTCACGGAGGAAGAGCGTGA
- a CDS encoding shikimate kinase: MNHIILIGFMGSGKTSVGKQLAKVMQLPFVDMDELIVQKSGMEITEIFERYGESHFRELETECLKELSKDRERKVLSVGGGLPVQSRNQPYLENMGTVILLEASVQTLLRRLKYDSSRPMLKGGDLQQKIETLQEQRKAEYEKVSDVRVVTDDKGFSQIVDEIRKIVECVKN; this comes from the coding sequence ATGAATCATATCATTTTAATCGGGTTTATGGGAAGCGGCAAGACGAGTGTCGGCAAACAGCTCGCCAAAGTCATGCAGCTTCCGTTCGTTGACATGGACGAGCTGATCGTTCAAAAGTCCGGTATGGAAATTACAGAGATCTTTGAACGTTACGGGGAATCACATTTCCGGGAACTGGAAACAGAATGCCTGAAAGAGCTCAGCAAAGACAGAGAGCGCAAAGTGCTCTCGGTCGGAGGCGGACTTCCGGTTCAGTCCCGGAATCAGCCGTACCTTGAAAATATGGGAACGGTAATACTTCTCGAGGCTTCCGTACAGACGCTGCTGAGACGGCTGAAGTATGACAGTTCACGCCCGATGCTGAAGGGCGGAGATCTGCAGCAGAAGATCGAAACGCTGCAGGAACAGCGCAAGGCTGAGTATGAAAAGGTCAGCGATGTTCGAGTGGTAACCGACGATAAGGGATTCTCCCAGATTGTCGACGAAATCCGTAAAATCGTAGAATGCGTAAAAAATTAG
- the efp gene encoding elongation factor P, whose amino-acid sequence MISAGDFKNGVTLEIDGNIVQIIEFQHVKPGKGAAFVRTKLKNIISGGVVEKTFRPTEKFPAARIERSDMQYLYSDGDLYNFMNMETYDQIALNAEAIGDALKFVKENEMVKICSHNGNVFAVEPPLFVELEITETEPGFKGDTAQGATKPATVETGAVVYVPLFVEQGDKIKIDTRTGEYLSRV is encoded by the coding sequence ATGATATCAGCAGGAGATTTTAAGAATGGTGTTACACTGGAAATAGATGGCAATATCGTTCAGATTATTGAGTTCCAGCACGTAAAACCTGGAAAAGGTGCAGCGTTTGTAAGAACGAAATTAAAAAATATCATCAGCGGCGGTGTGGTAGAAAAAACATTCCGTCCTACCGAGAAGTTCCCGGCAGCACGTATCGAACGTTCAGACATGCAGTACCTGTACAGCGACGGAGATCTGTATAATTTCATGAATATGGAGACATACGATCAGATCGCTCTGAACGCAGAAGCAATCGGCGATGCGCTGAAGTTCGTGAAAGAGAATGAGATGGTAAAGATCTGTTCCCATAACGGCAATGTATTTGCGGTTGAACCTCCGCTGTTTGTGGAGCTTGAGATCACAGAGACAGAACCGGGCTTTAAGGGAGATACCGCTCAGGGTGCAACAAAACCTGCAACAGTAGAGACTGGTGCAGTTGTATACGTTCCTCTGTTTGTGGAGCAGGGAGACAAGATTAAGATCGATACAAGAACGGGAGAGTATTTATCCCGCGTTTAA
- a CDS encoding DUF5688 family protein, with product MDYTRFKTAIQTCVEDQLGEEADIRLQRIPKNNGVYQDGLAIMGAGSNLEPVIYLEPYYQAYEEGKSLRELGQLLVEEWRENRIDETGSVGCFTDFQKALPNICYQLVNYDKNREMLRGIPHRKILDLALIYYYRTEQIFCNSARILIRSEHMKNWKVTDEMLYEAAVKNTRRHLPFQFMSIGQVIAGLSDDEEIGNMADECRDDEGMYVLTNEEKYLGAVCVCYPGVLERIADTFGRSFFVLPSSIHECIIVPETVEDFEGDLQEIVREVNRLYVSEEEYLSDNVYYYDRKEKVLWLGNSICAKPLI from the coding sequence TTGGATTACACGAGATTTAAAACAGCCATACAGACATGCGTGGAGGACCAGCTGGGAGAGGAGGCGGACATAAGACTGCAGAGGATTCCGAAAAACAACGGAGTCTATCAGGATGGCCTGGCGATTATGGGTGCCGGATCAAATCTGGAACCGGTTATTTATCTGGAACCGTACTATCAGGCGTATGAAGAGGGGAAATCCCTGAGGGAACTGGGACAGCTGCTGGTCGAGGAGTGGAGAGAGAACCGGATCGATGAGACAGGTTCCGTCGGGTGTTTTACAGATTTTCAGAAGGCATTGCCGAATATCTGTTATCAGCTTGTCAACTATGATAAGAACAGAGAAATGCTTCGTGGAATTCCACACCGAAAGATTCTGGACCTTGCGCTGATATATTATTACCGGACGGAGCAAATCTTCTGTAATTCGGCGCGGATACTGATTCGCAGCGAACACATGAAGAACTGGAAGGTGACGGATGAGATGCTGTATGAGGCAGCTGTGAAAAACACACGAAGGCATCTGCCGTTTCAGTTTATGAGCATCGGGCAGGTGATCGCCGGACTCTCGGACGATGAAGAGATCGGGAACATGGCGGATGAATGCCGGGATGATGAGGGGATGTATGTTCTGACGAATGAAGAAAAGTATCTGGGGGCGGTATGCGTCTGTTATCCGGGAGTCCTGGAGCGGATTGCCGATACATTCGGCAGAAGCTTCTTTGTGCTGCCGAGTAGTATTCATGAGTGTATTATTGTTCCTGAGACCGTGGAGGATTTTGAGGGGGATCTTCAGGAGATTGTCCGGGAGGTGAACCGCTTATATGTGTCGGAGGAGGAGTATCTGTCCGACAACGTTTATTATTACGACAGGAAAGAAAAGGTTCTTTGGCTGGGGAATTCTATTTGTGCAAAACCTCTGATTTAA